A region of Ornithorhynchus anatinus isolate Pmale09 chromosome 5, mOrnAna1.pri.v4, whole genome shotgun sequence DNA encodes the following proteins:
- the KLK5 gene encoding kallikrein-5: MAGALTVAAWLLTTAMILISTEAEEGTRIVNGTECPRHSQPWQAALFLGQRLYCGAVLVHRQWLLTAAHCRKPSYLVRLGRHSLQGVELTTQLRKGILSFPHPKYSHPKHDNDLMLIKLGQPVQPTASVKPISLSSCCPRAGARCLVSGWGTTSSPQVNYPKALQCVNLTILSEQACQAAYPGEITDSMLCAGDRAGKDSCQGDSGGPLVCDGTLQGLVSWGDVPCAQPNHPGVYTKLCLFTKWIQDTIKSH, encoded by the exons ATGGCCGGGGCGCTGACTGTGGCCGCTTGGCTACTGACCACAGCGATGATCCTGATTAGCACAG AGGCGGAGGAGGGAACCCGCATCGTCAACGGGACGGAGTGTCCTCGCCACTCGCAGCCGTGGCAGGCGGCGCTTTTCTTGGGCCAGAGGCTCTACTGTGGGGCTGTCCTGGTGCACAGGCAGTGGCTGCTGACCGCCGCCCACTGCCGGAAGCC TTCGTACTTGGTGCGGCTGGGCCGCCACAGCCTCCAGGGCGTGGAGCTGACAACACAGCTGCGCAAGGggattctctccttcccccaccccaaatacTCTCACCCCAAGCACGACAACGATCTCATGCTGATCAAACTGGGGCAGCCGGTCCAGCCGACGGCCAGCGTGAAGCCCATCAGCCTCTCCTCCTGCTGCCCTCGGGCCGGAGCCCGCTGCCTCGTCTCCGGCTGGGGCACCACCAGCAGCCCTCAAG TCAATTATCCGAAGGCCCTGCAGTGCGTGAACCTCACGATCCTGTCCGAGCAGGCCTGTCAGGCTGCCTACCCGGGGGAGATCACGGACAGCATGCTCTGCGCTGGCGACCGAGCTGGCAAAGACTCGTGCCAG GGTGACTCGGGGGGACCCCTGGTCTGTGACGGGACCCTGCAGGGGCTGGTGTCCTGGGGAGACGTTCCTTGCGCCCAGCCCAACCACCCTGGCGTCTATACCAAACTCTGCCTTTTCACCAAATGGATCCAGGATACAATCAAATCTCACTGA